The following proteins come from a genomic window of Salvia hispanica cultivar TCC Black 2014 chromosome 4, UniMelb_Shisp_WGS_1.0, whole genome shotgun sequence:
- the LOC125220756 gene encoding uncharacterized protein LOC125220756: MGDRTDIEKLQEMVKLLIDERDAERAAREALEKKNQEIQPVMNMFNHGNMITFPEGPRIDANNFELRMPLIQRVEQTPFAGRATEDANRHLSKFVEISNTLKLNGVDDDSIRVRLFPFSLTDSAKEWFECMPREKVSTWKDIVAAFLDKYYPSGTILKLKSEIFQFIQGHDEPLYEAFARFKALLRKCPNHGFTVDHQVGILYNGFNEKICAMLDSGANGGFLRKSGEEAMAVIEEFATNSRGWSKERHNLKRIVAVEEAEESSFAKELAELRVRVDQMDSSRKEDPIPPTSIIAVSKPETPTPTVEEINYMQGGGFNVSKGGVVETLKKEEKYEQGITRILEVIAQDRKVNDTKIGVVEARINNLEQGMNTISTAIANINTQMEQIQKKLDEDRAKAATRVDDVNKKWVAKQKTGDCPVAGGPPHTTRRTATEAQNGVCPAIGRPPHTMRRAATEMAEAPAQQGLVRHNGIEIPRYAKLLREAVMRKRKPTKADLKLPHHCSEIIQKEKAVKQRDPGQFIIRCRIGEGKVDKALCDLGSSINLMPLKYYEKLNIGPLKTSDVTLRLADNSTIKTFGMIEDVLVKIDDFIFPADFIVLDMKVDKNVPLILGRDFFATCKALIDVGRGEITISDNHSQSTYKIESEMLKFEEAKRAKMEQQCRAVMVTDLTKPQ, translated from the exons ATGGGTGACCGAACAGACATCGAGAAATTGCAGGAAATGGTGAAGCTACTGATAGATGAGAGAGATGCGGAAAGGGCAGCCCGCGAGGCTTTAGAGAAGAAGAATCAGGAAATACAACCCgtgatgaacatgttcaatcatGGGAATATGATAACCTTTCCCGAAGGACCTCGTATAGACGCTAACAATTTCGAGTTACGCATGCCCCTTATTCAAAGGGTCgagcaaactccttttgcaGGTAGGGCTACAGAGGATGCCAATCgccatctctccaaatttgtGGAGATCTCAAACACTCTCAAGTTGAATGGTGTCGATGACGATTCCATAAGGGTAAGActctttcccttttcattAACTGATTCTGCTAAAGAGTGGTTTGAATGTATGCCCAGAGAAAAGGTCTCCACATGGAAGGACATTGTAGCTGCCTTCCTCGACAAGTACTATCCGTCGGGCACAATATTGAAGCTCAAAAGCGAGATCTTCCAATTCATACAAGGCCATGACGAACCCCTCTATGAGGCATTTGCTCGTTTCAAAGCCCTTCTCCGAAAGTGCCCTAACCATGGTTTCACCGTGGACCATCAGGTAGGAATTCTCTATAATGGGTTTAACGAGAAAATTTGTGCTATGCTTGATTCAGGTGCAAATGGAGGGTTCTTAAGGAAGTCAGGTGAGGAAGCCATGGCGGTGATAGAGGAATTCGCCACCAACAGCAGGGGGTGGTCGAAAGAAAGGCATAACCTAAAAAGGATAGTTGCAGTTGAAGAAGCCGAGGAAAGCTCTTTTGCAAAGGAATTGGCCGAGCTTCGAGTTAGGGTGGACCAAATGGATTCATCAAGGAAGGAGGACCCGATTCCACCAACCTCCATTATAGCAGTCTCTAAACCCGAAACTCCTACCCCGACAGTGGAGGAAATCAACTACATGCAAGGAGGCG GATTTAATGTTAGCAAGGGAGGAGTAGTTGAGACACTCAAGAAGgaggaaaagtatgaacaaGGGATCACAAGGATCTTGGAGGTAATCGCGCAAGACAGGAAGGTTAATGACACCAAGATCGGAGTGGTCGAAGCTAGAATAAACAACCTCGAGCAGGGAATGAACACGATCTCAACTGCCATAGCCAACATCAACACGCAAATGGAGCAAATCCAAAAGAAGTTAGATGAGGACAGGGCAAAGGCAGCCACACGAGTGGACGACGTCAACAAAAAGTGGGTGGCAAAGCAGAAAACTGGGGACTGCCCAGTCGCCGGTGGACCGCCGCACACCACGCGGCGGACCGCCACTGAAGCACAAAATGGAGTCTGCCCAGCCATCGGAAGACCGCCGCACACTAtgcggcgggccgccacagAGATGGCAGAAGCACCCGCTCAGCAGGGACTCGTGCGGCACAATGGGATT GAAATACCTAGGTACGCAAAGCTACTAAGGGAGGCggtgatgaggaagagaaagCCAACAAAAGCCGACCTTAAGCTACCACATCATTGCAGCGAGATCATCCAAAAGGAGAAGGCAGTGAAGCAGAGAGATCCGGGCCAATTCATTATCCGATGCCGGATTGGAGAGGGAAAGGTTGACAAGGCCCTATGCGATCTAGGATCTTCCATCAATCTCATGCCGCTGAAGTACTACGAAAAGCTCAACATTGGGCCACTCAAAACTTCAGACGTAACACTCAGGTTGGCCGATAACTCGACCATAAAAACTTTTGGTATGATTGAGGATGTCTTAGTGAAAATagatgatttcatttttcccGCCGATTTTATTGTGCTTGACATGAAAGTAGACAAGAACGTCCCTCTAATCTTAGGGAGAGATTTTTTTGCCACTTGCAAAGCTTTGATTGATGTAGGTCGTGGCGAGATCACAATTAGCGACAACCATAGCCAATCCACCTATAAGATCGAAAGCGAGATGCTCAAGTTTGAGGAAGCAAAGCGGGCAAAGATGGAACAGCAGTGTAGGGCAGTCATGGTCACAGATTTGACCAAACCCCAATGA